A window of the Haloarcula rubripromontorii genome harbors these coding sequences:
- a CDS encoding PT domain-containing protein: MSDDSGGVDIPFIAVTAVITLFVVGTTVAVAGVGLGQVTPSAQSFLVQTDDRSPSQPCAPGEDLLAKYNWESTDDGFGFVFEKGASDAVTFNVIAYDGGPSEGPTEVEWTSQVPVDVEVVKSGGGSDINQANELDPAATSGTATSQQGISFLAFCTVPSTPTPTEQPTEEPTEQPTEEPTEQPTEEPTEQPTEEPTEQPTEEPTEQPTEEPTEEPTEEPTKTPEDTVYWQVDFGPGEEPPDPPYYGENDRDLMAALGNSEDGVRQNPSVLHQNRPGQLQNVTITGKSFSFDDPDDPTQVTVEFTIPEDGPNRTLHLASFTLPGAFNYSEVPQQELHTVTSGNFTAGETGTLTISIPQPTSGPSSSAGRRSALVLFGFGTTLLGMTVVGRRRQL; the protein is encoded by the coding sequence ATGAGTGACGACTCAGGGGGTGTCGATATCCCATTCATCGCCGTCACGGCCGTAATCACGCTGTTCGTCGTCGGGACGACAGTCGCCGTCGCAGGCGTCGGCCTGGGACAGGTCACTCCATCGGCACAGTCGTTTCTGGTACAGACTGACGACCGGAGCCCGTCCCAGCCCTGTGCCCCGGGCGAGGACCTGTTGGCGAAGTACAACTGGGAATCGACCGATGACGGGTTCGGATTCGTCTTCGAGAAGGGAGCAAGCGACGCCGTCACGTTCAATGTGATAGCGTATGATGGAGGCCCGTCCGAAGGACCAACTGAAGTCGAGTGGACATCGCAAGTCCCCGTCGATGTCGAGGTTGTCAAGTCTGGCGGCGGGAGCGACATAAACCAAGCAAACGAACTGGATCCGGCGGCAACATCGGGAACAGCTACGTCACAGCAGGGAATTAGTTTCCTAGCTTTTTGTACGGTGCCATCGACGCCGACGCCAACTGAACAACCCACTGAAGAGCCAACTGAACAACCCACTGAAGAGCCAACTGAACAACCCACTGAAGAGCCAACTGAACAACCCACTGAAGAACCAACTGAACAACCCACTGAAGAACCAACTGAACAACCCACTGAAGAACCAACTGAAGAACCGACGGAGGAGCCCACGAAGACGCCGGAAGACACGGTGTACTGGCAGGTAGACTTCGGACCGGGCGAAGAACCGCCTGATCCGCCGTATTACGGCGAGAACGACCGTGACCTGATGGCCGCACTCGGAAACTCCGAGGACGGGGTCAGACAGAACCCCTCTGTTCTCCATCAGAACAGGCCAGGGCAGCTGCAGAACGTCACCATCACCGGCAAGTCGTTTAGTTTCGACGACCCTGACGACCCGACGCAGGTCACCGTGGAATTCACCATTCCGGAGGACGGGCCAAATCGGACGCTCCACCTTGCATCTTTCACCTTGCCCGGGGCGTTCAACTACTCTGAAGTCCCCCAGCAAGAACTGCACACGGTCACAAGCGGGAACTTCACCGCTGGCGAGACCGGGACGCTGACCATCAGTATCCCACAGCCTACCAGCGGGCCGAGTTCGTCGGCAGGGCGGCGGTCGGCGCTCGTGCTGTTCGGGTTCGGCACCACGCTGCTCGGTATGACAGTTGTCGGCCGACGACGGCAGCTGTAG
- a CDS encoding universal stress protein, whose protein sequence is MQTFVLATNSETVSETLCSYLEGVLDPDDSVYAVNSQRGGDSTSSSAVADGKAALKVVSDRLGEQVSVETYQIIRGNSPAEDIFDIAEEVDADELVIGVRKRSQTDRLIFGSVAQDIMRQSDYPMRVVPRD, encoded by the coding sequence ATGCAGACCTTCGTGCTCGCGACCAACTCCGAGACAGTCAGCGAAACGCTGTGTTCGTACCTCGAAGGGGTCCTCGACCCGGACGACAGCGTCTACGCGGTCAACTCACAGCGCGGCGGCGACAGCACGTCGTCATCGGCGGTCGCCGACGGCAAGGCCGCACTCAAAGTCGTCTCTGACCGACTGGGCGAGCAGGTGTCTGTCGAAACCTACCAGATAATCCGGGGGAACAGCCCGGCCGAGGATATCTTCGACATCGCTGAGGAGGTCGATGCCGACGAACTCGTCATCGGCGTGCGAAAGCGGAGCCAGACCGACCGACTCATCTTCGGCAGCGTCGCCCAAGATATCATGCGGCAGTCGGACTATCCGATGCGGGTCGTGCCACGAGACTGA
- a CDS encoding TenA family protein, with translation MTAETYAAYAERTDEPRFTDWLREQSQPDWDAAVEHRLVEELGAGTLDEDAFAEYLVQDYAFVGELVGTFGHAVGQAPDMAAKRRLVEFLDTVTDEEDDYFERSFAALGVDESRWQDPEPTETTAAFVDLLGRAAREGGYAETLAVLVPAEWIYESWATAAAATHGDPDGPPSAGMWLPFYFAEWVDLHAVDSFVAFVDWLRGELDAVGPTLSPRREARVASLFDRTVALERQFFETAYEGTQATADAEVSP, from the coding sequence ATGACGGCCGAGACGTACGCGGCCTACGCCGAGCGCACCGATGAGCCACGATTCACCGACTGGCTCCGCGAGCAGAGTCAGCCGGACTGGGACGCCGCCGTCGAGCACCGGCTCGTCGAGGAACTCGGGGCCGGCACGCTGGACGAAGACGCGTTCGCCGAGTATCTGGTACAGGACTACGCCTTCGTCGGCGAACTCGTCGGCACGTTCGGCCACGCGGTCGGGCAGGCCCCGGACATGGCGGCCAAGCGCCGCCTCGTCGAGTTCCTTGATACCGTGACCGACGAGGAAGACGACTACTTCGAACGCTCTTTCGCCGCGCTGGGCGTCGACGAGTCGCGCTGGCAGGACCCCGAGCCGACGGAGACGACGGCGGCGTTCGTCGACCTGCTGGGTCGGGCCGCGCGAGAGGGCGGCTACGCTGAGACGCTGGCCGTGCTCGTCCCTGCCGAGTGGATATACGAATCGTGGGCGACGGCGGCCGCCGCGACCCACGGCGACCCGGACGGCCCGCCCAGCGCCGGGATGTGGCTGCCCTTCTACTTCGCCGAGTGGGTGGACCTCCACGCCGTGGATTCGTTCGTCGCGTTCGTCGACTGGCTCCGGGGCGAACTCGACGCCGTCGGGCCGACGCTCTCACCGCGCCGCGAAGCCCGCGTCGCGTCGCTGTTCGACCGCACGGTCGCGCTCGAACGGCAGTTCTTCGAGACGGCCTACGAAGGGACTCAGGCGACGGCCGACGCCGAGGTGAGCCCATAG
- a CDS encoding short-chain fatty acid transporter, whose product MSAGNTGETALERIGYRLSAWVERWMPSPFLFALILSYVVFLAGVGLTGSGPVEMVQFWYDGFWAFLTFSMQMVLILMTGFVVAYHPRVNAGIRRLTELPSTGKQAVVLVGLLTMLLGWVHWGLSLILGAIFAREMGKTAHENDINVHYPVLCVAGYLGLGLTWHWGLSGSAPLLLATEGNEFIQQGVIDVVVSASETIFHPYGLILTGLSIAYALVVLYVITPTGDQARGITHYIPEDDLFESASDGGVEATATTNQVPAERINHSRVLGGIIGLTGIALVASQFVQSGIDALGLNIVNFGFLTIGIFIYMDPQTYREKFGEAATAASGIVLLFPFFAGIQGMMATSGLAQLMANALISVSTPQTFPVIAWLTGATVNIFAPSGGGEWIILGPPILEAAQNLGVPAGQATMAYAVGDAHTNLLNPFWALPLLAITRIKAREMFGYAIAMLLALTPFLAVVLFVLPY is encoded by the coding sequence ATGTCGGCTGGTAACACAGGAGAGACAGCGCTCGAACGTATCGGCTATCGACTCTCTGCGTGGGTGGAACGGTGGATGCCAAGTCCGTTCCTGTTCGCGCTCATCCTCAGCTACGTCGTGTTTCTGGCCGGCGTCGGCCTCACCGGGTCCGGACCAGTCGAGATGGTCCAGTTCTGGTACGACGGCTTCTGGGCCTTCCTGACGTTCTCGATGCAGATGGTCCTCATCCTGATGACCGGCTTCGTCGTGGCGTACCACCCGCGCGTCAACGCCGGCATCCGCCGGCTGACAGAGCTACCCAGCACCGGAAAGCAGGCGGTCGTCCTCGTCGGACTGTTGACGATGCTGCTCGGCTGGGTCCACTGGGGACTGAGCCTCATTCTCGGCGCGATCTTCGCCCGGGAGATGGGCAAGACCGCCCACGAGAACGACATCAACGTCCACTATCCGGTCCTCTGTGTCGCGGGCTATCTCGGTCTCGGCCTCACCTGGCACTGGGGGCTGTCCGGGTCCGCGCCGCTCCTGCTCGCGACGGAGGGGAACGAGTTCATCCAGCAGGGCGTCATCGACGTTGTCGTCTCCGCCTCGGAGACCATCTTCCACCCCTACGGCCTCATTCTTACCGGCCTGTCGATAGCCTACGCGCTCGTCGTCCTCTACGTCATCACGCCGACCGGCGACCAGGCGCGGGGCATCACGCATTACATCCCCGAAGACGACCTGTTCGAATCCGCGAGTGACGGTGGCGTGGAAGCGACTGCGACCACCAATCAGGTCCCGGCCGAGCGAATCAATCACAGTCGCGTTCTCGGGGGGATTATCGGCCTGACCGGTATCGCGCTGGTCGCCTCGCAGTTCGTCCAGTCCGGCATCGACGCGCTCGGGCTGAATATCGTCAACTTCGGCTTCCTGACGATTGGTATCTTCATCTACATGGACCCACAGACCTACCGGGAGAAGTTCGGCGAGGCGGCGACCGCCGCCTCGGGCATCGTGCTGCTCTTTCCGTTCTTCGCCGGCATTCAGGGGATGATGGCCACCTCCGGGCTGGCGCAGTTGATGGCGAACGCGCTCATCTCGGTCTCGACGCCACAGACGTTCCCGGTTATCGCCTGGCTCACCGGCGCGACGGTCAACATCTTTGCTCCCTCCGGCGGCGGCGAGTGGATCATCCTCGGCCCGCCGATTCTCGAAGCCGCGCAGAACCTCGGGGTCCCGGCCGGTCAGGCGACGATGGCCTACGCCGTCGGCGACGCCCACACGAATCTCCTGAACCCCTTCTGGGCGCTGCCGCTGCTCGCTATCACCCGCATCAAGGCCCGGGAAATGTTCGGCTATGCCATCGCAATGTTGCTCGCGCTGACGCCGTTCCTGGCTGTCGTCCTGTTCGTCCTTCCGTACTGA
- the psmA gene encoding archaeal proteasome endopeptidase complex subunit alpha, with amino-acid sequence MQGNEQQAYDRGITIFSPDGRLYQVEYAREAVKRGTASVGVRTEDGVVIAADRHARSPLIERDSIEKIHEIDSHVGVASAGHVADARQLIDVARRQAQVNRLRYDEPASVESLTKEITDYIQQYTQTGGARPFGVALLVAGIEAGEPRLFETDPSGTPYEWQAVAIGGSREDIQSFLEDEYAEGMDLEGGIELALRALASVNDDGLDATGVDIATIDVETEQFEKLSEDDIAERLEEFELGGEN; translated from the coding sequence ATGCAAGGAAACGAACAACAGGCCTACGACCGCGGGATTACCATCTTCTCCCCGGACGGACGCCTCTATCAGGTCGAGTACGCACGAGAAGCCGTCAAGCGCGGAACCGCAAGCGTCGGGGTCCGCACCGAGGACGGCGTGGTCATCGCCGCGGACCGCCACGCCCGGTCGCCGCTCATCGAGCGCGACAGCATCGAGAAGATTCACGAAATCGACTCACACGTCGGCGTCGCCAGCGCGGGCCACGTGGCTGACGCCCGGCAACTCATCGACGTGGCGCGCCGACAGGCCCAGGTCAACCGCCTGCGCTACGACGAGCCGGCCTCCGTCGAGTCGCTGACCAAGGAAATCACGGACTACATCCAGCAGTACACCCAGACGGGCGGCGCGCGCCCGTTCGGTGTCGCGCTGCTGGTCGCCGGCATCGAGGCCGGCGAACCGCGCCTCTTCGAGACGGACCCGTCGGGGACGCCCTACGAGTGGCAGGCTGTCGCCATCGGCGGCTCCCGCGAGGACATCCAGTCGTTCCTCGAAGACGAGTACGCCGAGGGGATGGACCTCGAAGGCGGCATCGAACTCGCGCTCCGGGCGCTCGCGTCGGTCAACGACGACGGCCTCGACGCCACCGGCGTCGACATCGCCACAATCGACGTCGAGACCGAGCAGTTCGAGAAGCTCTCGGAGGACGACATTGCCGAGCGCCTCGAAGAGTTCGAACTCGGAGGTGAGAACTGA
- the tenA gene encoding thiaminase II, giving the protein MAFSDHLLDIGENIWDAQKDHPFVRELADGTLDEAAFKHWVKQDYRYLQDYARLFALAGATANDESTMTHLLGVAHQVLDTEMDLHREFASEYGLSERELESTEKAPTCLAYTNFLVRTAYEGHEAEIAAALYPCMQGYLDVAQHMADLADGEHRYTPFIEMYTSEDFREATGWCRAYVDRCGERYPGQHDAMEAAFLTSAKLEHRFWEMAYTQEGWEL; this is encoded by the coding sequence ATGGCGTTCAGCGACCACCTGCTCGACATCGGCGAGAACATCTGGGACGCACAGAAGGACCACCCGTTCGTCCGCGAACTGGCCGACGGGACGCTCGACGAGGCGGCGTTCAAACACTGGGTGAAACAGGACTACCGATACCTGCAGGACTACGCACGGTTGTTCGCGCTCGCCGGCGCGACAGCAAACGACGAGTCGACGATGACGCATCTACTCGGGGTCGCCCATCAGGTGCTGGACACCGAGATGGACCTCCACCGGGAGTTTGCGTCGGAGTACGGTCTCTCGGAGCGTGAACTGGAGTCGACCGAGAAAGCCCCGACCTGTCTGGCGTACACGAACTTCCTCGTTCGGACAGCCTACGAGGGCCACGAGGCCGAAATCGCCGCGGCGCTGTACCCCTGCATGCAGGGCTATCTCGATGTCGCCCAGCACATGGCCGACCTGGCCGACGGCGAACACCGGTACACACCGTTCATCGAGATGTACACCAGTGAGGACTTCCGCGAGGCGACAGGCTGGTGTCGGGCGTACGTCGACCGCTGTGGCGAACGGTATCCCGGCCAGCACGACGCCATGGAGGCGGCGTTCCTGACGAGCGCGAAGCTCGAACACCGGTTCTGGGAGATGGCCTACACGCAGGAGGGGTGGGAGCTATGA
- a CDS encoding sodium:solute symporter family transporter — protein sequence MVSAAVALGLTAATVLVFTGVGLFAARGRIDSVETYISARDSAGSGTLAATVIASMMGVWILLSPAEAGAAFGGLPAVLGYAIGSAVPLVLFIPVGARIREVMPAGHSLTEFAYARFGSGMYLLVLLVSVFYMFIFLAAEMTGIAGALALVADVPLWQTSLLIGSFVLVYTTYGGLLASIVTDTVQTLVILPLLAVGFGGALLALGGTSELHATVVSADPTLLDPGFGPGLEFGLYVAFALLGANMLNQGVWQRVYAADGEGALRRGLGIAAVVVVPMLLLSGLFGIAAAGLGLTESGSASIAFFLVVAEAFPAWVTLAVVVLAVLLVMSSADTMFNAIASVVTADLARLLDDPDQRTLWLGGRGLTVAVALAAMFIGAQGYSVLQLFLTADLLAAGVFVPFLAGLYTERLTGPGAVVSGIAGLLVGFTYFPSLRGLVAAVPGVGSMLPAPSFLIAFAGATLVSATLTVAATLLGGADADLDDLGREVRALDDPVADGGSER from the coding sequence ATGGTCTCCGCAGCTGTGGCCCTCGGGCTGACCGCGGCGACCGTTCTGGTGTTCACCGGGGTCGGTCTCTTCGCCGCCCGCGGTCGCATCGACTCGGTGGAGACGTACATCTCGGCCCGCGACTCGGCCGGCAGCGGGACCCTCGCCGCGACGGTCATCGCGTCGATGATGGGCGTCTGGATTCTGCTGAGCCCCGCCGAGGCCGGGGCCGCCTTCGGTGGGCTGCCCGCCGTACTGGGTTACGCCATCGGCAGCGCGGTTCCGCTCGTCCTCTTTATTCCGGTCGGCGCTCGCATCCGTGAGGTGATGCCCGCCGGACACTCGCTGACAGAGTTCGCCTACGCCCGCTTTGGCTCCGGGATGTACCTGCTCGTGTTGCTGGTCTCGGTATTTTACATGTTCATCTTCCTCGCCGCGGAGATGACTGGCATCGCTGGCGCGCTCGCACTCGTCGCAGACGTGCCGCTCTGGCAGACCTCGCTGCTCATCGGCAGCTTCGTCCTCGTCTACACGACCTACGGCGGCCTGCTCGCCAGCATCGTCACCGACACCGTCCAGACGCTGGTCATCCTGCCGCTGCTGGCCGTCGGCTTCGGCGGGGCGCTCCTCGCTCTGGGCGGGACGAGCGAACTCCACGCGACGGTAGTATCGGCCGACCCGACGCTGTTAGACCCCGGGTTCGGTCCCGGCCTGGAGTTCGGGCTGTACGTCGCGTTCGCTCTGCTGGGCGCGAACATGCTGAACCAGGGCGTCTGGCAGCGGGTGTACGCCGCCGATGGGGAGGGCGCTCTCCGTCGCGGACTGGGCATCGCCGCCGTCGTCGTCGTCCCGATGCTCCTGCTGTCCGGGCTGTTCGGCATCGCCGCGGCGGGGCTGGGACTCACCGAGTCCGGGTCCGCAAGCATCGCCTTCTTCCTCGTTGTGGCGGAGGCGTTCCCGGCGTGGGTGACGCTGGCCGTCGTCGTCCTCGCCGTGTTGCTGGTGATGAGTTCCGCCGACACGATGTTCAACGCCATCGCCAGCGTCGTCACCGCCGACCTCGCTCGACTACTGGACGACCCCGACCAGCGGACCCTCTGGCTGGGCGGGCGCGGACTGACGGTCGCCGTCGCGCTCGCCGCGATGTTCATCGGCGCACAGGGGTACAGCGTCCTCCAGTTGTTCCTGACAGCCGACCTGCTGGCCGCCGGCGTCTTCGTGCCCTTCCTCGCCGGTCTCTACACCGAGCGGCTCACCGGCCCGGGCGCGGTAGTTTCGGGCATTGCAGGACTACTCGTCGGCTTCACGTACTTCCCGTCGCTCCGTGGCCTCGTCGCCGCCGTGCCTGGCGTCGGGAGTATGCTGCCAGCGCCGTCGTTTCTGATAGCCTTCGCCGGCGCGACGCTAGTCTCAGCCACACTCACCGTCGCGGCGACGCTGCTGGGCGGGGCCGACGCCGACCTCGACGACCTCGGACGAGAGGTCCGGGCGCTCGACGACCCGGTAGCCGACGGGGGGTCCGAACGATGA
- a CDS encoding C-terminal binding protein, producing MSHKVVVSDTKVMDGETRAAVLNAVDATVETIAAKEPAAVARAVKDADALIVDAGTQVTAEVVEAGDSLKVVGRAGIGVDNIDVRAAVDAGVTVVNVPDYSVEEVSTHTFALVLACLRKIPTFDRSVKRGEWEWTVGQPIRCLAGSTVGLVAFGKLASRFAAKLRGFDVDVVAHDPYVPEYRMGDLGVESVTFETLLADSDIVSLHAPLTDETRGMVDAGAFDRMRDDALLVNTARGGLVDETALYDALVSGDLGGAGLDVREAEPPGDSPLHDLDSVVCSPHVAWYSEESRVELTQTVAEDVIRVLRGAEPENPVDPETGWF from the coding sequence ATGTCTCACAAAGTCGTCGTCTCTGACACGAAAGTGATGGACGGGGAGACACGGGCGGCGGTGCTGAATGCGGTTGATGCGACCGTCGAAACGATAGCAGCGAAAGAACCAGCTGCCGTCGCACGCGCAGTGAAGGACGCTGATGCGTTAATCGTCGACGCCGGCACGCAGGTCACAGCCGAGGTCGTCGAAGCCGGGGACTCGCTTAAAGTGGTGGGCCGGGCCGGCATCGGCGTGGACAACATCGATGTGCGAGCCGCGGTCGATGCCGGTGTGACGGTGGTCAACGTCCCGGACTACTCTGTCGAGGAGGTCTCGACTCATACGTTCGCGCTCGTGCTGGCTTGCCTGCGGAAGATACCGACGTTCGACCGCTCAGTCAAGCGTGGCGAGTGGGAGTGGACTGTCGGCCAGCCGATTCGGTGTCTTGCCGGCAGCACCGTCGGCCTCGTCGCCTTCGGCAAGCTCGCAAGTCGCTTCGCCGCGAAGCTCCGGGGGTTCGACGTCGATGTCGTCGCCCACGACCCATACGTGCCCGAGTACCGGATGGGGGACCTCGGTGTCGAGTCAGTCACCTTCGAGACGCTGCTGGCCGATTCCGATATCGTCTCGCTACACGCCCCGTTGACCGACGAGACACGGGGGATGGTCGACGCGGGCGCGTTCGACCGGATGCGCGACGACGCGCTGCTCGTGAACACGGCCAGAGGCGGACTCGTCGACGAAACGGCGCTGTACGACGCGCTCGTCAGTGGCGACCTCGGCGGAGCCGGACTGGACGTGCGCGAGGCAGAACCGCCCGGAGACTCGCCGCTCCATGACCTCGACAGCGTCGTCTGTAGCCCGCACGTCGCGTGGTATTCCGAAGAGTCCCGGGTCGAACTGACACAGACCGTGGCCGAAGACGTCATCCGGGTACTTCGGGGCGCGGAGCCCGAGAACCCAGTCGACCCCGAGACCGGCTGGTTCTGA
- the psmB gene encoding archaeal proteasome endopeptidase complex subunit beta — MYDPENRLTDAYEPEVGTLPNEDGGRDEENVVKTGTTTVGLSTENGVVIATDRRASLGGRFVSNKQVQKVEQIHPTAAMTLVGSVGGAQSFIRSLRAEADLYEVRRDEPLSIHALATLAGNFARGGPYFAINPIVGGVDEEGSHVYSVDPAGGVLEDDYTVTGSGTMVATGTIEGQYDPEMSLAEARDLAIRAVNAAAERDTGSGNGVVLAEITDEGVEIDAFDDYESAE, encoded by the coding sequence ATGTACGACCCCGAGAACCGACTGACTGACGCCTACGAACCAGAGGTCGGCACGCTCCCGAACGAGGACGGCGGCCGCGACGAGGAGAACGTCGTCAAGACCGGGACGACCACCGTCGGCCTCTCGACGGAGAACGGCGTCGTCATCGCGACGGACCGGCGCGCCTCTCTCGGTGGCCGCTTCGTCTCGAACAAACAGGTCCAGAAGGTCGAGCAGATCCACCCGACGGCCGCGATGACGCTGGTCGGCAGCGTCGGCGGCGCACAGTCGTTCATCCGCTCGCTGCGCGCGGAGGCCGACCTCTACGAGGTCCGCCGGGACGAACCGCTCTCGATCCACGCGCTGGCGACGCTGGCGGGTAACTTCGCACGCGGCGGCCCGTACTTCGCCATCAACCCCATCGTCGGCGGCGTCGACGAAGAGGGCAGCCACGTCTACAGTGTCGACCCGGCCGGCGGCGTGCTCGAAGACGACTACACCGTCACCGGCTCCGGGACGATGGTCGCGACGGGGACCATCGAGGGGCAGTACGACCCTGAGATGAGCCTCGCCGAGGCTCGTGACCTGGCGATCCGCGCGGTCAACGCCGCAGCCGAGCGTGACACCGGATCCGGTAACGGTGTCGTGCTCGCCGAAATCACCGACGAGGGCGTCGAAATCGACGCCTTCGACGACTACGAGTCGGCCGAATAG
- the pth2 gene encoding peptidyl-tRNA hydrolase Pth2 produces MKQAIVARADLGMGEGKLAAQVAHASLSAYEDAGPKPRKAWKGAGQKKVVLKATSESELFELADVAEREGLPHAVVRDAGHTQLDPGTVTALAVGPAEDELVDRVTGDLPLF; encoded by the coding sequence ATGAAGCAGGCTATCGTCGCGCGGGCCGACCTCGGTATGGGTGAGGGCAAGCTCGCCGCCCAGGTTGCCCACGCCTCGCTGTCGGCCTACGAGGACGCCGGCCCGAAGCCCCGGAAAGCCTGGAAGGGCGCGGGCCAGAAGAAAGTCGTCCTGAAAGCCACGAGCGAGTCCGAGCTGTTCGAACTCGCGGACGTGGCCGAGCGCGAAGGCCTGCCGCATGCGGTCGTCCGGGACGCCGGCCACACACAGCTCGACCCGGGAACCGTCACGGCGCTCGCCGTCGGCCCCGCCGAGGACGAGCTGGTGGACCGCGTCACCGGCGACCTGCCGCTGTTCTGA
- a CDS encoding thiamine-phosphate synthase family protein, translated as MTLQLPSEIVVERFLPTARAMLATRLDEEGWTQQEIADQLGVTQAAVSKYGSGSVTIEERFRDDARMQQTIERIADGLEAGEMDEYAVLNELLTLVREFEDRGPICAVHEEEMPALQGMGCDLCVRGTDTAVQAERTVLSSVRRATRLLADNEAVVDAIPNVGMNVGMALPDAEDALDVAAVPGRIHDLRGRVNVPSNPEFGASEHVARTILTAMAVDPSCRAALNLTTDEAFLDAARGQGIEPLKFDAGYEDRNERLEATFRERGAVPRVIYHGGAFGIEPITYVFGESAVEAAELMIELLDAADS; from the coding sequence ATGACACTGCAGTTACCGAGCGAAATTGTGGTCGAGCGGTTTCTCCCGACGGCCCGGGCGATGCTCGCCACGAGACTCGACGAGGAGGGCTGGACGCAGCAGGAGATCGCCGACCAGCTCGGCGTGACACAGGCCGCAGTGAGCAAATACGGCAGCGGCTCGGTCACCATCGAGGAGCGGTTCCGGGACGACGCACGGATGCAACAGACCATCGAGCGGATCGCTGACGGGCTGGAGGCGGGCGAGATGGACGAGTATGCGGTGCTGAACGAACTGCTCACTCTGGTACGGGAGTTCGAGGACCGGGGCCCAATCTGTGCGGTCCACGAGGAGGAGATGCCGGCGCTGCAGGGAATGGGCTGTGACCTCTGTGTTCGGGGGACAGACACCGCAGTACAGGCGGAACGGACTGTGCTGTCGTCGGTCCGGCGGGCAACGCGGCTGCTGGCCGACAACGAAGCCGTCGTCGACGCCATCCCGAACGTGGGGATGAACGTCGGCATGGCGCTGCCGGACGCCGAAGACGCGCTCGACGTGGCGGCAGTTCCCGGTCGAATTCACGACCTTCGGGGGCGAGTCAACGTACCGTCGAACCCCGAGTTCGGGGCGTCGGAACACGTCGCCCGGACGATACTGACCGCGATGGCGGTCGATCCCTCGTGCCGAGCGGCGCTCAATCTGACGACCGACGAGGCATTTCTCGATGCTGCCCGGGGACAAGGTATCGAGCCGCTGAAATTCGACGCCGGCTACGAAGACCGTAACGAACGGCTCGAAGCCACCTTCCGCGAACGCGGCGCTGTTCCGCGCGTCATCTACCACGGTGGCGCGTTCGGTATCGAGCCGATAACCTACGTCTTCGGTGAGTCAGCGGTCGAAGCTGCTGAACTGATGATCGAGCTTCTCGACGCGGCCGACTCCTGA